One Fictibacillus halophilus genomic window, GGCTAATTTTTCAGATGAATTGTTATCTGAGCTGCTGCCGGTCGATAGTGTAGTAGTGGCTTCGCGCTTTTTAGATGATAAAAAAGCTGTGGCGCTATGTTCAGAAGTACGTAAAAATGTTGGTTGCAACGTCATTTTGATCGGCGGACGAAGAAAAGAAGCAGAAATGGACGTGAATCTTGATGAATTAGCCGATATCGTGATCGACACGAAGGCCGTTCGTGGATTAGTGCCGCTTGATGATGGTTCACGACTAGGTTTTCCGTCTGGATTGACTGCTTTATTCGCGTATTACGCCCTATTTTTAACGACAGAAGAGATTTTAGAAGAATATGATGAGGAATAAAGTGGAAGCTTGGCTTAGTGCCTAGCTTTTTCTTGTTTATGAGTAACAATTAGTGCAGATTCACGTAGAAAACCATTTTAGTGGTATACCCACCCGGGTAATCATGCCGTTAATTCGAGAAATATCTGAGATAATCCCGCGAATTATGAAGATATTCCCGCGAGTTTTTCCATTATTCCGGCGAGTTTTGCCCATATATCGGCGAGTCGATCTATTTCGACAAATTCCAAGCAACAAATACCCCTCACCCACATAAAAAACGACAGCTCCCACTGAATAGGAAGCTGCCGGTTCATACATTCTTAGTTCTTCAATTGTGTTAC contains:
- a CDS encoding DUF2529 family protein, with amino-acid sequence MLKIFSTQVAGLLKSISDKEEQSIEEASRLLAQTVLSEGTVYFKGFDEMEAVVSEALYGENKFRAGANFSDELLSELLPVDSVVVASRFLDDKKAVALCSEVRKNVGCNVILIGGRRKEAEMDVNLDELADIVIDTKAVRGLVPLDDGSRLGFPSGLTALFAYYALFLTTEEILEEYDEE